A part of Microbacterium atlanticum genomic DNA contains:
- a CDS encoding L,D-transpeptidase has product MTDVATESQAEEASGDDAVYAWAPAEPKAKKKHTAVWIGAAAGTAVVGLVVSSLVLIAPGTTVAGVPVGWLTPGAAEDAIAQSLAETTVVLTGDGGEVELTGAELGATVDAQALAEAAFAEHPMWNVTSWFQTTGAEVELDAATATAALSEVVPQLYSEPVDATLSFDPATASYAAAPAAAGTGIDLATVQAALQDALLSGAKSVDLAPVATEIPADISTETAQATAAQLNGMLDTAGFYVGEERTVPIDRATLAGWLSIAPDADNGAFEITADAAAIQTMVDGLPAAINRAAVNGAVITNSAGKVLREEAPGMSGREVGDTSGMASEAAAQLAAGNAVFQTPVTEIAPVVTTLARTVEVDLSSQTAHLFENGNLIRSYTISSGRDATPTPTGRFTVNAYTRIQDMGALCYNPAAQNSYCTEDVPWITWFAPDIAFHGASSFRSALGFQQSHGCVNMWDADAKFVYDWTARGTEVWVHS; this is encoded by the coding sequence GTGACAGATGTGGCGACCGAGTCACAGGCCGAGGAGGCGTCCGGGGACGACGCCGTCTACGCGTGGGCTCCTGCCGAGCCGAAGGCGAAGAAGAAGCACACCGCGGTGTGGATCGGCGCCGCCGCCGGCACCGCCGTCGTCGGTCTCGTGGTCTCGTCACTCGTGCTCATCGCACCGGGGACGACCGTCGCCGGTGTGCCGGTGGGCTGGCTGACCCCCGGAGCCGCTGAGGACGCGATCGCGCAGAGCCTCGCAGAGACCACCGTCGTCCTCACGGGCGACGGCGGCGAGGTCGAGCTGACCGGCGCGGAACTCGGCGCCACCGTCGATGCGCAGGCGCTGGCCGAGGCGGCTTTCGCCGAGCACCCCATGTGGAACGTGACGTCGTGGTTCCAGACCACCGGCGCAGAGGTCGAACTCGACGCCGCGACCGCGACCGCGGCGCTCAGCGAGGTCGTCCCCCAGCTCTACAGCGAGCCGGTCGACGCGACGCTGTCGTTCGACCCCGCGACGGCCTCGTACGCGGCGGCGCCCGCCGCCGCGGGCACCGGGATCGACCTCGCCACGGTGCAGGCGGCGCTGCAGGACGCCCTGCTGTCCGGCGCGAAGAGCGTGGACCTCGCGCCCGTCGCCACCGAGATCCCGGCCGACATCTCGACCGAGACGGCACAGGCCACGGCGGCCCAGCTCAACGGCATGCTCGACACCGCCGGCTTCTACGTCGGCGAGGAGCGCACGGTTCCCATCGACCGCGCCACGCTCGCCGGATGGCTGAGCATCGCGCCCGACGCCGACAACGGCGCCTTCGAGATCACCGCCGACGCCGCGGCGATCCAGACCATGGTGGACGGACTGCCCGCCGCCATCAACCGGGCCGCGGTGAACGGTGCCGTCATCACGAACTCGGCCGGGAAGGTGCTGCGCGAAGAGGCGCCCGGGATGTCGGGGCGCGAGGTCGGCGACACGTCCGGGATGGCCTCCGAGGCCGCCGCGCAGCTGGCCGCGGGGAACGCGGTGTTCCAGACGCCGGTGACCGAGATCGCGCCCGTCGTCACGACGCTCGCCCGCACGGTCGAGGTGGATCTGTCGTCGCAGACGGCGCACCTGTTCGAGAACGGCAACCTGATCCGCTCGTACACGATCTCGTCGGGGCGCGATGCCACCCCCACCCCGACCGGGCGCTTCACCGTGAACGCCTACACGCGCATCCAGGACATGGGCGCCCTCTGCTACAACCCCGCCGCGCAGAACAGCTACTGCACCGAGGACGTGCCGTGGATCACCTGGTTCGCGCCCGACATCGCCTTCCACGGCGCCTCCTCGTTCCGCTCCGCGCTGGGATTCCAGCAGAGCCACGGCTGCGTCAACATGTGGGACGCCGACGCGAAGTTCGTCTACGACTGGACGGCGCGCGGCACGGAGGTGTGGGTCCACTCCTGA
- a CDS encoding ROK family transcriptional regulator, whose amino-acid sequence MSNPEAQRGVPVLDPAPASSGAFAPGRTLRQGRKVLPEHARGHNRSLVLQTLFHQGAMSRADLARETGLTRVTISDLVAELIADGFVVERGVREASGPGKPAILVDLDHDGHRIVGLDLSGSDAFIGAVLTLDGGIVARRDVALPADEDVVATVVELARALVADSRAPVLGIGVGTPGVVDDRGVILTAPNFGWAGFDLESALRQALGLPVLVANDANAAVLAEYTFGGAPDDVLLVKVGRGVGSGLLLAGQPMRGSRFAAGEIGHVTVGTDGGPRCACGRVGCLEAWLSVPSLSSRLAAASDPDSREGVLRDAGERLGIALAPVVGTLDVSEIVLSGPPELLGGSLADQTVETLRARTLSSSDDAGVRVRMTEQGQDIVLRGAAVMVLSGQLGVS is encoded by the coding sequence ATGTCGAACCCCGAAGCGCAGCGCGGCGTGCCCGTCCTCGACCCGGCGCCGGCCTCCTCCGGCGCGTTCGCGCCCGGCCGGACGCTGCGGCAGGGACGCAAGGTGCTGCCCGAGCACGCGCGGGGTCACAACCGCTCGCTGGTGCTGCAGACGCTCTTCCACCAGGGCGCGATGAGCCGAGCCGACCTGGCCCGCGAGACCGGCCTCACCCGCGTCACGATCTCCGACCTCGTCGCCGAGCTCATCGCCGACGGCTTCGTCGTCGAACGAGGGGTGCGCGAGGCGTCCGGTCCGGGCAAGCCGGCGATCCTCGTCGACCTCGATCACGACGGCCACCGCATCGTGGGGCTCGACCTCTCGGGCAGCGACGCGTTCATCGGCGCGGTGCTGACCCTCGACGGCGGCATCGTCGCCCGGCGCGACGTCGCCCTTCCCGCCGATGAGGACGTCGTCGCGACCGTCGTGGAGCTCGCCCGCGCACTGGTGGCCGACTCCCGCGCGCCGGTGCTCGGCATCGGCGTGGGCACCCCCGGCGTGGTCGACGACCGCGGGGTCATCCTCACCGCACCCAACTTCGGCTGGGCCGGCTTCGACCTCGAGAGCGCGCTGCGCCAGGCGCTGGGGCTGCCCGTACTGGTCGCCAACGACGCGAACGCCGCGGTGCTGGCCGAGTACACCTTCGGCGGCGCGCCCGACGACGTGCTGCTGGTCAAAGTCGGACGAGGCGTCGGGTCGGGACTGCTGCTGGCGGGCCAGCCCATGCGGGGCAGTCGATTCGCCGCGGGTGAGATCGGCCACGTCACGGTGGGCACCGACGGTGGTCCCCGGTGCGCGTGCGGACGCGTCGGATGCCTCGAGGCGTGGCTCTCGGTCCCCTCGCTGTCGTCACGGCTGGCCGCGGCATCCGATCCCGACTCCCGTGAGGGCGTGCTGCGGGATGCGGGGGAGCGGCTCGGGATCGCGCTGGCGCCCGTGGTCGGCACGCTCGACGTGTCGGAGATCGTCCTCTCCGGCCCTCCTGAACTCCTCGGCGGGTCCCTCGCGGACCAGACCGTCGAGACCCTCCGCGCGCGCACGCTCTCGTCGTCCGACGACGCCGGCGTACGGGTGCGGATGACGGAGCAAGGCCAGGACATCGTCCTGCGCGGTGCCGCCGTCATGGTCCTGTCAGGCCAGCTCGGGGTGTCCTGA
- a CDS encoding extracellular solute-binding protein encodes MKKTLGAVALIGASALLLAGCSGAGGDDSGSGDGEGAEIRVWLNGTDTPQEARDYLKETFEEENPGSTLTIEEQSWEGLVDRLTTSLSSSDSPDIVEFGNTQAPAFTSVGALLDLTDMYEDLGGDDLLPGFVESGSYEGQFYAPPLYSGARVVFADPAFVTEAPADLDAYIAQAKELAAANPGKSGIYFAGQDWYNALPFIWENGGEIAVQDGDQWDAQLSSPESVAGIEQVQDLMTTASAAPKDGDNAEPWTPYCEGSAIQFSAPNWALSLASECETDAPPAAPFVYALPGVDGDPAQVFAGGSNIGISAKSANPELAKSALEIMMSDEFQTIYGENGLIPAKKSLASTLGDTPEALAFAEAAGNAKLTPASPNWAEVEASRILEDFFVKVAQGGDVAALAAEVDTQIEDILNG; translated from the coding sequence ATGAAGAAGACGCTCGGAGCGGTGGCGCTGATCGGCGCCTCGGCTCTCCTGCTCGCCGGCTGCAGCGGTGCCGGCGGCGACGACAGCGGATCCGGCGACGGCGAGGGCGCCGAGATCCGGGTGTGGCTGAACGGCACCGACACCCCGCAGGAGGCGCGCGACTACCTGAAGGAGACCTTCGAGGAGGAGAACCCCGGCTCGACCCTCACGATCGAGGAGCAGAGCTGGGAGGGCCTCGTCGACCGCCTGACCACCAGCCTGTCCAGCTCGGACAGCCCCGACATCGTCGAGTTCGGCAACACGCAGGCCCCGGCCTTCACCTCGGTCGGTGCGCTCCTGGATCTGACCGACATGTACGAGGACCTGGGCGGCGACGACCTGCTGCCCGGTTTCGTGGAGAGCGGCTCGTACGAGGGCCAGTTCTACGCCCCGCCGCTGTACTCCGGCGCCCGCGTGGTCTTCGCGGACCCCGCCTTCGTCACCGAGGCGCCCGCCGACCTCGACGCGTACATCGCCCAGGCGAAGGAGCTCGCCGCGGCGAACCCCGGGAAGTCCGGCATCTACTTCGCCGGCCAGGACTGGTACAACGCCCTGCCCTTCATCTGGGAGAACGGCGGCGAGATCGCGGTGCAGGACGGCGACCAGTGGGATGCGCAGCTGAGCTCGCCCGAGTCGGTCGCCGGTATCGAGCAGGTGCAGGACCTCATGACCACCGCGTCGGCCGCACCGAAGGACGGCGACAACGCCGAGCCCTGGACCCCGTACTGCGAGGGTTCGGCGATCCAGTTCTCGGCCCCGAACTGGGCGCTGAGCCTGGCCAGCGAGTGCGAGACAGACGCGCCGCCGGCGGCGCCGTTCGTCTACGCCCTGCCGGGCGTGGACGGCGATCCGGCGCAGGTCTTCGCCGGCGGCTCGAACATCGGCATCTCGGCGAAGTCGGCCAACCCCGAGCTGGCCAAGAGCGCTCTCGAGATCATGATGAGCGACGAGTTCCAGACGATCTACGGCGAGAACGGGCTCATCCCCGCGAAGAAGTCGCTCGCCTCGACGCTCGGTGACACGCCGGAGGCGCTCGCCTTCGCGGAGGCCGCGGGCAACGCGAAGCTGACGCCGGCCTCGCCGAACTGGGCCGAGGTCGAGGCCTCGCGCATCCTGGAGGACTTCTTCGTCAAGGTCGCCCAGGGCGGAGACGTCGCGGCTCTCGCGGCGGAGGTCGACACGCAGATCGAGGACATCCTCAACGGCTGA
- a CDS encoding carbohydrate ABC transporter permease codes for MSTASPPLPPAVSGIDGERLIAPPEPERPARRRLIRPGGFTPYALLTPALIVLAVITGWPLLQLMIMSFQEFGRAQVFGAPPEFVGVANYAAVLTDPSFWQVLGRSVVFAAVCVVLTMALGVLVALLMRRLGVVLRTLVSVGLLLAWAMPPLSATIVWGWIFDTQYGVLNHVLVNVFGLTQFEGHSWLIDPLSFFFVATIVIVWGAVPFVAFTVYAGLTQVPDEVLEAAQLDGAGAFQRFRLVIVPFIRPVLVIVTILQIIWDLRVFTQIYALQSIGGLAEQTNTLGVYIYRVSLGSGDFGTGGAISVIFVLMLAVLSVFYVRSSVKEETL; via the coding sequence ATGTCCACCGCGTCTCCTCCGCTGCCCCCGGCGGTGAGCGGGATCGACGGGGAGCGGCTGATCGCACCCCCCGAGCCCGAGCGTCCGGCTCGCCGCCGCCTCATCCGCCCCGGCGGGTTCACTCCCTATGCACTGCTCACGCCCGCGCTCATCGTCCTGGCGGTGATCACCGGGTGGCCGCTGCTGCAGCTCATGATCATGTCGTTCCAGGAGTTCGGCCGCGCGCAGGTCTTCGGCGCCCCGCCGGAGTTCGTGGGCGTGGCCAACTACGCCGCGGTCCTCACCGACCCCTCCTTCTGGCAGGTCCTCGGCCGCTCCGTGGTCTTCGCGGCCGTCTGCGTCGTGCTGACGATGGCGCTCGGCGTCCTGGTCGCCCTCCTGATGCGCCGTCTCGGAGTGGTCCTTCGCACCCTGGTCTCGGTGGGACTCCTGCTCGCGTGGGCGATGCCGCCGCTGTCGGCCACCATCGTGTGGGGCTGGATCTTCGACACGCAGTACGGCGTCCTGAACCACGTGCTGGTCAACGTGTTCGGGCTGACGCAGTTCGAGGGCCACTCCTGGCTCATCGACCCGCTGAGCTTCTTCTTCGTCGCGACCATCGTCATCGTGTGGGGCGCCGTCCCGTTCGTGGCGTTCACCGTGTATGCGGGCCTGACCCAGGTGCCGGACGAGGTGCTCGAAGCCGCCCAGCTCGACGGCGCCGGCGCGTTCCAGCGGTTCCGCCTCGTGATCGTCCCGTTCATCCGCCCGGTGCTGGTGATCGTCACGATCCTGCAGATCATCTGGGACCTGCGCGTGTTCACGCAGATCTACGCTCTGCAGTCGATCGGCGGCCTGGCCGAGCAGACCAACACGCTCGGGGTGTACATCTACCGCGTGTCGCTGGGCTCCGGCGACTTCGGAACCGGCGGGGCGATCTCGGTGATCTTCGTGCTGATGCTCGCCGTGCTCTCGGTGTTCTACGTCCGCAGCAGCGTGAAGGAGGAGACGCTGTGA
- a CDS encoding carbohydrate ABC transporter permease, which translates to MPAPAAVPASEPRRGAERARRRIGSILAGAAAIAVFAASVFPVYWMVNTSFQPNAQVRGSELHFWPDNGTLENYANVIFDSSRAPFLPALANSIAVTAITVVVALVFAFLAALAVTRFRFRSRAAFIVAILLVQMIPAEAMIISIFRLVDGWQMLNTIAGLSAVYIATVLPFTIWTLRGFVNGVPAELEEAAMIDGLSRSQAFWRITFPLLAPGLVATGIFGFIQAWNEFLFALVLNPRPEAMTLPVWLRTFLDPNGGINWAELMAGSTLVAIPVVVFFLLVQSRMTSGLVAGAVKG; encoded by the coding sequence ATGCCCGCACCCGCCGCGGTGCCGGCGTCCGAGCCCCGCCGGGGCGCCGAGCGCGCCCGTCGCCGCATCGGCTCGATCCTCGCCGGTGCCGCCGCGATCGCCGTGTTCGCGGCATCCGTCTTCCCGGTGTACTGGATGGTGAACACGTCGTTCCAGCCGAACGCCCAGGTGCGGGGGAGCGAGCTGCACTTCTGGCCGGACAACGGCACGCTCGAGAACTACGCGAACGTCATCTTCGACTCCTCGCGGGCGCCGTTCCTGCCGGCGCTCGCGAACTCGATCGCGGTGACGGCCATCACGGTCGTCGTCGCGCTCGTGTTCGCGTTCCTCGCCGCGCTCGCCGTCACACGCTTCCGCTTCCGCAGTCGGGCGGCCTTCATCGTGGCGATCCTCCTCGTGCAGATGATCCCCGCCGAGGCCATGATCATCTCGATCTTCCGCCTGGTCGACGGGTGGCAGATGCTCAACACCATCGCGGGACTGTCGGCGGTGTACATCGCCACCGTGCTGCCCTTCACGATCTGGACGCTGCGGGGATTCGTCAACGGCGTGCCGGCCGAGCTGGAAGAGGCGGCGATGATCGACGGACTCAGCCGCTCGCAGGCGTTCTGGCGCATCACGTTCCCGCTGCTGGCGCCCGGGCTCGTGGCCACCGGGATCTTCGGGTTCATCCAGGCGTGGAACGAGTTCCTCTTCGCCCTCGTGCTCAACCCGCGTCCCGAGGCGATGACGCTCCCGGTGTGGCTGCGCACGTTCCTCGACCCGAACGGCGGCATCAACTGGGCCGAGCTCATGGCGGGCTCCACCCTGGTGGCCATCCCCGTCGTGGTGTTCTTCCTCCTCGTGCAGAGCCGCATGACCAGCGGGCTCGTGGCGGGGGCGGTCAAGGGCTGA